Within Amycolatopsis sp. FDAARGOS 1241, the genomic segment TGCACGTCGCCGGGACCAACGGCAAGGGGTCGGTCAGCCGCATGATCGACGCGCTGCTCACCCGCATGGGCCTGCGCGTCGGCCGGTACACGAGCCCCCACCTGCAGCTCGTCACGGAGCGGATCGCGCTCGACGGGCAGCCCATCTCGGCCGCGCGGTACGTCGAGCTGTTCCAGGACGTCGCCCCATACGTGTCGATGGTCGACGGCGCCAGTGAAGACGGCGTGTCCATGAGCAAGTTCGAGGTGCTCACCGGCATGGCGTTCGCCGCGTTCTCCGACGCGCCCGTGGAAGCCGCGGTGCTCGAGGCGGGCATGGGCGGTGCGTGGGACGCCACGAACGTCGCCGATGCCGACGTCGCCGTGATCACCCCCATCGGCCTCGACCACGCCGAGTACCTCGGCCCGACGGCCGTCGACGCGGCGCGCGAGAAGGCCGGGATCATCAAACCCGGGTCCGTCGCGGTCATCGCCGAGCAGGACCAGGAAGTGCTGAACGTGCTGCTCAAGCGCGCGGTCGAGGTCGATGCCGCCGTGGCGCGGGCCGGCAGCGAGTTCGGCGTGCTCGAGCGCGAGGTCGCCGTCGGCGGGCAGCTGCTGAAGCTGCAGGGTCTGGGCGGGGTGTACGACGAGATCTTCCTGCCCCTGCACGGCGCCCACCAGGCGGCCAACGCGGCGCTCGCGCTCGCGGCCGTCGAGGCGTTCTTCGGGGCGGGCAAGGACAAGCAGCTTGTGCTGGAGGCCGTTCGCGAGGCGTTCGCGGAGGTCGAGAACCCGGGCCGGCTCGAGCGCGTGCGCGCGGCGCCGGCGGTGCTGGTCGACGCCGCGCACAACCCGATGGGCGCGCAGGCGCTGGCGAAGGCGGTCACCGACGAATTCGCGTTCCGCCGGCTGGTCGCGGTCGTCGCGGTGATGGGGGACAAGGACGCCGCCGGTATCCTCGAAGCGCTCGAACCCGTGGTCACCGACGTCGTCGTCACCCGCAATTCGGCCCCGCGATCGATGCCGCTGGACGAGCTCACGCAGCTCGCCGCGTCGATCTTCGGCGAGGAGCGCGTGCTGAGCGAGCCCGACCTGGAGACGGCGATCGAAACGGCCATCGGCCTCGTGGAGCAGTCCGACGACCCGGAGGAACCACTCGCCGGCGGCGGTGTGCTGGTCACAGGCTCGGTGGTCACCGCGGGCGACGCCCGCACCCTGTTCGGGAAGGAACCGGCATGAGCGAGACCCCGGCGGTCACGCCGCCGCCCAAGGACCCGATGAAGGGCTTCCGCGGCGTGCTCTCGGGCACGCTGATCATGGAGGCCATCACCGTCGCGCTCGCGCTGCCGGTGGTCAACAAGCTCGGCGGCGGTATCACCACCGCCACGGGCTGGACGGTCATCGGGATCGCCGTGGCGCTGCTCGTGCTGTGCGGCCTGCTGAAGCACCCGTGGGCGGTGCCGGTGGTGCTCGTGCTGCAGGTCGCGCTCATCGCGCTGGCCTTCGTGCTGCCCGCCATCGCGATTCTGGGCGCGATCTTCCTCGCCGCGTTCCTCTGGTTCCTGCACCTGCGCCGCGACGTCGCCCGCCGGATGGCAGCCGGGACGCTGCCCAGCCAGCAGCAACAGCAGCGCTGAGGACGATTACCGGAAGGCCACTGCGCATCGTCGCACTCAGCCCCGGTGGCGTTCACCGATGAGTGGCCAGCACGGCCGCGAGGCCTTCTTGCAGATCCTGGACAAAATACCCCGGAACCTCCAGTGACGGGAAATGCCCACCGGATTCAGGCGACCTCCACCGGACGATCTGCCGGTACCGCTCCTGCGCCCAGGGGCGCGGACACTTCTCGATGTCGCGGGGATACATGGTGATTGCCGACGGCACGTCCACCCGAAGTTCGGGGTCCAGCGAGTTGTGGCTTTCGTAGTAAATGCGGGCTGCCGATGCGCCGGTCCGCGTCAGCCAGTACAGGGTGACGTCGTCGAGAATGCGGTCTCGGGAAATCGTCTCGAACGGGCTGTCTTCGGTATCCGTCCACTCGGCGAACTTGTCAAGGATCCAGGCGAGGAGCCCGACCGGTGAGTCGACGAGCGAGTAGCCGATGGTCTGCGGCCGGGTCGCCTGCTGCTTCGCGTACGCCGCGCGGTGGAGCCAGAAATCGTGGGTTTCTTCGGTCCACTCGCGCTCGACCGCCGTCAGCCCGTCCGTTGTCAACCCGGGCGGTGCCTCCGCGAACGTCGTGTGGATCCCGAGAACGTGCGCCGGGAACCTGCCGCCGAGAACCGTGGTGATATTGCCTCCCCAGTCGCCGCCGTGGGCTGCGAACTCGTCGTAGCCGAGCCTGCCCATCAGTTCCACCCAGGCGGCCGCGATCTTTTCGGTTCCCCATCCGGTGGTGGCCGGCTTGTCGCTGTAACCAAAGCCTGGTAACGACGGAGCCACAACGTGGAACGCCGGCGCGTCGGCGGTTTTCGGATCTGCCAGCTCGTCCACTACATCGATGAACTCGGCAATGCTGCCTGGCCAGCCGTGCGTCAAGAGCAGAGGAGTGGCATCAGCGCGCGTGGATCGGCGGTGGAGGAAGTGGATTCCCAGCTCGTCAATGGTCGTGCGGAACTGGCCGATCTGGTTGAGGCGCTCTTCGAACGACCGCCAGTTGTACCCGGTGCGCCAGTAGTTCACGACGTCGACGAGGTCGGCGAGAGGAACCCCCTGTTCCCATCGGCGAGGGCCGGGCGCGGCGCGATGGACCGTCTCGGCTTCCGGCAGCCGCGCCGCGGCCAATCGTGCGTGCAGATCGTCGAGGTCGGCGTCAGACGCGTGGGCTTCGAATGCTTGCACGTCGCCGGTTTGCCGGTTCATGAGATGCCCCCTCCGGGGTGAGCCGACGTGGTGACAACGCCACGCTCGATGCCGGCCGCAATTTCGGTGACGCACCAGTGTGTGGACATGAGACCTCCTGGTCATCGGCGGAACCGGCGTGAGGCCAGCTGGAACCGGCTAAGACGGTTCTAGCACGTCACGATGTCGGCGGCAACCAGCTAAGGTGGTTCCATGAGTGCTCGATTCCCTGACTTCCGTCTCGGTAAGGTGCTGGCGACCAGCTTCACGGGGACCCTGTCGGAACGTCATGGCGACGCTGTGGAGCGCATCCCCACGCCGAACCGGCTGGTCGACTGGCTGGCGGTGAGCGGCCTCGCCGTGGAGTCCTGCACCACCGCCCGGCTCGAACGCGCCCGGGAGCTGCGGGAAGCAATTCACACCGCCGCGACAGCGGCCGCGCGCCAAGACCCTCTCCCCGCGTCTGCTGTCCAGGTCATCAACGACTGCAGCACCCAGGGTCGGGCCGCGGCCATCCTGACGCCCGAGGGCAACCGGCAATGGCGCCTCAGCTCGGCTTCCTCCGTGGAAGACGCCCTGAGCGTCATCGCCGCCGACGCGATCAGCATCCTCGCCGGCGAACGAGACGGAAAACTGGCCTTGTGCGCATCGCCGACCTGCCAAGCCGCCTTCTTCGACACCAGCCAAAGCCGCACCCGCAGATGGTGCGACATGAACACGTGCGGGAATCGCCAGAAGAAGGCGCGCTTCAATGCCAACCAGCGCAAGAACCCGAGATCGGCACAATAATCGCCTACCCTCGGTGCGTCTCCTCGCGTGTGCGACACAGCTGTCGCGCATAGGGCTGCGCAACGCCGAGCGCGGGAGAGCGACGTCGTAGGACCACGAAGTTCTCAACAACTGGTTGCGAGGTCCTCGACCACCGCAGGGAGAAGACCGGGAAGCGGCCCGACATGCTCGCCCTGGCGCGTATCGGGCGTTCTACGAGTGGCACACATCGACAGCCGCCGGATGGTCGACGGCTGGTTGTCCCGCAGCTTCCGCTGCGGCAGCCGCGTCGAGATTGTGTTCGGGATGCCTGCCTACCGCGACGCGAACACCGCGGACCAGACCACACCCGCCTTCGTGACAAACAGGCTCGCCGGCCGCGCCGCGACGGGGAAGGCAGGGCCGACATGTCGATCGCCCTCGTCGTGGCCGACGGCAAGGACATAGCGGCCGTCGCCGGCAACCACCCGGTCGGTCGTGACACGGAGCCGGCGCAGGTGCTGCGGGAGATCGGGCCGCCGTGTGCGCAACATCGTGGGGCTGACCGCCGGTGCGCTCGGCACGAGCCGGCGAGACCGACGTTCGGCCCGGAGGCCGTGTTCGTCCACGCGCCGGCGACGCGGACCTTCTCGCCGCCGCAAGCGTTCCAGTACTTCGGCGAGCTGAACGCCGAAGGCGGCAGCGGCGACCTGCGCGACGCCACCGGCGCCTCGCTGTGGTCGAAGACGCTGCGCCCGAGCACGCCGAGACCGACGTCACGCGAGCGTCGGCTAGGCTCGCGCCCGGTAACACGAATCCGCACAAGGAGAAACACCGTCGTGACTGAACGCACGCTGGTCCTCGTCAAGCCCGATGGCGTCGCGCGCGGCCTCGTCGGCGAGGTCATCTCGCGCATCGAGCGCAAGGGCCTGAAGCTGGCCGCCCTCGAGCTGCGCACCGTGGAGCGCTCACTGGCCGAGGAGCACTACGCCGAGCACAAGGAGCGCCCGTTCTTCGGCGACCTGCTGGAGTTCATCACGTCGGGCCAGGTCGTCGCGATCGCCGTGGAGGGGCCGCGCGCCATCGCCGCGTTCCGCCAGCTGGCCGGCGGCACCGACCCGGTCGAGAAGGCCACGCCGGGCACCCTGCGCGGCGACTACGGCCTCGAGACCCAGTTCAACCTGGTACACGGCTCGGACTCCCCGGAGTCGGCCGAGCGTGAGCTGAAGCTGTGGTTCCCGGACCTGTGAGCCGGGCCCGAAGCCGGGGCGGTGCCGAGCGCGCCGCCCCGGCTTTCCCTTGTCCGCCAACTGTTTCGAGGTGCCATGACCACGTTGCCGCTGCCCGCCCGTGACTACCTCCCGCACCTGCGCGCGCTCACGACGTCCTTCACCGACGTGGCGCGCTCGGCCGACGCGGGCGTGGCCGTGCCGGACTGCGCCGGCTGGACGTGGCCCGACCTTGTGACGCACCTGGGTAACGTGCACCGCTGGTCCGCGACGGTCGTGCGTACCGGCGAGCCGCAGAAGCAGGAGTTCTCGACTCCGGCGGACGGCGACCTCGCCGGCTGGTACGCCGAGAGCGCGGCCGTGCTGCTGGCGGCGCTCGAAGACGCCGATCCCGGCGACCGGTGCTGGCACTTCTGCGGCACCGCGAAGACGAAAGCGTTCTGGTTCCGCCGCCAGGTCCACGAAACCGCGGTGCACCTGGTCGACGCTCACCGCTGCGCCGGGTCCACGCCGGCCCTCGACCCGCTCGTCTCCGCCGACGGCGTCGACGAGGTGCTGGGCGCGATGCTGCCGCGGATCACGCGCTGGCACGAACCGCCGCCGCTCGCCGCTCCGCTCACGCTGCGCGCCACGGACACCGGGCACACGTGGACGCTCGTCCCCGGGGCGCTGCCCGCGCTGGGCGAAGCCGAGCCCGCCGCCGTCGTCGAAGCCACCGCGCAGGAGCTGCTGACGCTGCTCTGGAAGCGCGGCCAGGTCA encodes:
- a CDS encoding folylpolyglutamate synthase/dihydrofolate synthase family protein, translating into MPRGEGDGWEVPSDSEEDRRGRPDLADPDSFAGVDELGARAHDEGDDVDPDLDAPDAAYTVGGGARGGIGGIGQLGDNLATGPVPDLIAQEDQELHELDDQGVEAELQDPNGPQARRELLAVEAELNQRWPETKLEPSLARIQALVTLLGEPNRGYPVLHVAGTNGKGSVSRMIDALLTRMGLRVGRYTSPHLQLVTERIALDGQPISAARYVELFQDVAPYVSMVDGASEDGVSMSKFEVLTGMAFAAFSDAPVEAAVLEAGMGGAWDATNVADADVAVITPIGLDHAEYLGPTAVDAAREKAGIIKPGSVAVIAEQDQEVLNVLLKRAVEVDAAVARAGSEFGVLEREVAVGGQLLKLQGLGGVYDEIFLPLHGAHQAANAALALAAVEAFFGAGKDKQLVLEAVREAFAEVENPGRLERVRAAPAVLVDAAHNPMGAQALAKAVTDEFAFRRLVAVVAVMGDKDAAGILEALEPVVTDVVVTRNSAPRSMPLDELTQLAASIFGEERVLSEPDLETAIETAIGLVEQSDDPEEPLAGGGVLVTGSVVTAGDARTLFGKEPA
- a CDS encoding DUF4233 domain-containing protein; translation: MSETPAVTPPPKDPMKGFRGVLSGTLIMEAITVALALPVVNKLGGGITTATGWTVIGIAVALLVLCGLLKHPWAVPVVLVLQVALIALAFVLPAIAILGAIFLAAFLWFLHLRRDVARRMAAGTLPSQQQQQR
- a CDS encoding epoxide hydrolase family protein — protein: MNRQTGDVQAFEAHASDADLDDLHARLAAARLPEAETVHRAAPGPRRWEQGVPLADLVDVVNYWRTGYNWRSFEERLNQIGQFRTTIDELGIHFLHRRSTRADATPLLLTHGWPGSIAEFIDVVDELADPKTADAPAFHVVAPSLPGFGYSDKPATTGWGTEKIAAAWVELMGRLGYDEFAAHGGDWGGNITTVLGGRFPAHVLGIHTTFAEAPPGLTTDGLTAVEREWTEETHDFWLHRAAYAKQQATRPQTIGYSLVDSPVGLLAWILDKFAEWTDTEDSPFETISRDRILDDVTLYWLTRTGASAARIYYESHNSLDPELRVDVPSAITMYPRDIEKCPRPWAQERYRQIVRWRSPESGGHFPSLEVPGYFVQDLQEGLAAVLATHR
- a CDS encoding ABATE domain-containing protein; this translates as MSARFPDFRLGKVLATSFTGTLSERHGDAVERIPTPNRLVDWLAVSGLAVESCTTARLERARELREAIHTAATAAARQDPLPASAVQVINDCSTQGRAAAILTPEGNRQWRLSSASSVEDALSVIAADAISILAGERDGKLALCASPTCQAAFFDTSQSRTRRWCDMNTCGNRQKKARFNANQRKNPRSAQ
- the ndk gene encoding nucleoside-diphosphate kinase; translation: MTERTLVLVKPDGVARGLVGEVISRIERKGLKLAALELRTVERSLAEEHYAEHKERPFFGDLLEFITSGQVVAIAVEGPRAIAAFRQLAGGTDPVEKATPGTLRGDYGLETQFNLVHGSDSPESAERELKLWFPDL
- a CDS encoding maleylpyruvate isomerase family mycothiol-dependent enzyme; this encodes MTTLPLPARDYLPHLRALTTSFTDVARSADAGVAVPDCAGWTWPDLVTHLGNVHRWSATVVRTGEPQKQEFSTPADGDLAGWYAESAAVLLAALEDADPGDRCWHFCGTAKTKAFWFRRQVHETAVHLVDAHRCAGSTPALDPLVSADGVDEVLGAMLPRITRWHEPPPLAAPLTLRATDTGHTWTLVPGALPALGEAEPAAVVEATAQELLTLLWKRGQVTPHVTGDEDLAHAFLKAPLTP